From a single Candidatus Sysuiplasma acidicola genomic region:
- a CDS encoding MFS transporter, producing the protein MSQSQTPGLFAPLDEASISKYHIKTLLISGMGFFTDAYDLFVIGAILPIIGVYFGISDKALYYALISSSALFGAILGPLIFGPIADRFGRKTVYTFDLVLLIVAALGSATSADPVQLILWRLLLGVGIGADYPISATIMSEFSNRKDRGKLVASVFAMQGFGQLTGALITLVTLLLHAPLSLSWRLPLAMGAIPALAVLYNRSRMSETPRYVASSGKKTGSDSYGIPLAGTIDDRDARRQTIKIPKRQILSMYAPMILGTSLCWFALDVAFYGTGIFTNTIVHDVSSVSILTSTEITAAIFLFSAFPGYWAAVYLIDNIGRRKLQMLGFIFMAIAYASIALIPAIVANVTALLIVFGSTFFFINMGPNTTTFVVPVEVFPTQIRSTGHGIAASAGKSGAAMSAFLFPFMLSYIHLSGIFSWLAVMSVMGVAVTALFIPEGQERRLEEISGEEKLLKTYSEFSDLIYALTEQIVVAAGELEKFISSWGDTIEFAKRIKSIEHDCDEIVHRIFVRLNTKLIAPIERTEIVSLAQALDDIMDYMEATVARFHMYGVNSPTVPMKEFSHTILLSVREVSEGIENINDIYSRRFDRLEKSCVEINKYENDADTILRTSLEELFKGDNAIEIVKLKEIYDNMESVTDRCEDVADILRDLRVKYS; encoded by the coding sequence TTGAGTCAATCCCAGACACCGGGGCTGTTCGCGCCGCTTGACGAAGCCAGCATCAGCAAATATCACATCAAAACGCTACTGATTTCGGGTATGGGATTCTTTACTGACGCATACGACCTTTTTGTCATAGGTGCAATTTTGCCCATAATAGGCGTATACTTCGGCATTTCAGACAAAGCGCTCTATTATGCGCTGATCTCCAGCTCCGCGTTGTTTGGCGCAATTCTTGGCCCGCTCATTTTCGGCCCCATTGCCGATCGGTTCGGCAGGAAGACAGTATACACGTTCGACCTCGTTCTCCTCATAGTCGCCGCTCTCGGTTCCGCGACTTCTGCCGACCCTGTTCAGCTCATACTGTGGCGTCTCCTGCTCGGTGTCGGCATAGGTGCTGATTATCCTATCAGTGCTACCATCATGTCCGAATTCTCGAACAGGAAGGACAGGGGAAAACTCGTTGCATCAGTGTTTGCAATGCAGGGATTCGGGCAACTGACGGGCGCGCTGATCACCCTGGTTACTCTGCTGTTGCATGCGCCACTGTCGCTTTCCTGGAGACTGCCCCTTGCAATGGGTGCTATTCCCGCACTGGCAGTTCTGTATAACAGGAGCAGGATGAGCGAAACGCCCAGATACGTTGCATCTTCCGGAAAGAAAACGGGAAGTGACTCCTACGGAATACCTCTTGCTGGCACCATCGACGACAGGGATGCGAGGAGACAGACGATCAAGATACCCAAGAGACAAATACTTTCCATGTATGCGCCGATGATCCTCGGCACATCTCTATGTTGGTTTGCGCTGGATGTCGCATTCTACGGCACCGGCATATTTACAAACACGATCGTGCACGATGTCAGCTCGGTCTCTATACTCACATCCACCGAGATCACTGCAGCCATCTTCCTGTTCTCCGCTTTTCCTGGTTACTGGGCTGCCGTCTATCTTATAGATAACATCGGAAGAAGGAAACTGCAGATGCTAGGTTTCATCTTTATGGCCATAGCGTATGCGTCCATTGCCCTGATTCCTGCGATAGTGGCTAATGTGACAGCATTGCTCATAGTTTTCGGTTCCACCTTCTTTTTCATAAATATGGGTCCGAACACGACAACGTTCGTAGTCCCGGTTGAGGTGTTCCCCACGCAGATTCGATCTACCGGGCACGGCATAGCTGCATCTGCCGGAAAATCCGGTGCAGCTATGAGCGCCTTTCTCTTTCCGTTCATGCTAAGTTACATACATCTCAGTGGCATTTTCTCCTGGCTGGCCGTGATGTCTGTCATGGGCGTAGCGGTGACTGCACTGTTCATACCCGAGGGACAGGAGAGGCGGCTCGAGGAAATCAGCGGTGAGGAAAAGCTGCTGAAGACCTATTCTGAATTCTCCGATTTGATTTATGCGTTGACAGAACAGATTGTCGTTGCAGCAGGGGAACTGGAGAAATTCATCAGCAGCTGGGGAGATACCATTGAATTTGCAAAGAGGATCAAGAGCATAGAGCATGACTGCGACGAGATCGTCCATCGCATCTTTGTCAGGCTCAATACCAAGCTCATTGCACCGATTGAGAGGACCGAGATAGTGTCACTGGCCCAGGCGCTGGACGACATAATGGACTATATGGAGGCAACAGTTGCGAGATTTCACATGTACGGGGTGAATTCACCTACAGTTCCAATGAAAGAATTTTCGCATACCATCCTGCTGTCCGTGCGTGAGGTTTCTGAAGGAATAGAAAATATAAATGACATCTATTCGAGACGTTTCGACAGGCTTGAGAAGAGCTGCGTTGAAATAAATAAGTATGAGAATGATGCCGACACCATACTACGCACGTCGCTCGAGGAACTCTTCAAGGGCGACAACGCGATCGAAATCGTAAAGCTCAAGGAAATCTACGACAACATGGAGTCGGTTACGGACAGGTGCGAGGATGTAGCCGATATTCTTCGCGACCTGAGGGTCAAGTACAGCTGA
- a CDS encoding Lrp/AsnC family transcriptional regulator, whose protein sequence is MKAEEDVVNSEHDVLIDGTDRRLLNEIQWEFPLVRRPYLALGRKLGLSEEVLMQRIEHLREIGVIRQINAIYDTRRLGYSSTLVSFSVEEDRIDDVAEKINGHPGVSHNYRREGEFNLWFTLATPPGTDVGSEAARLAAENGVVRWHLLPALKLYKIGVRLNMTGEHVEVPKEKRKWDTPFTVTEEDRKFIRATQKDLSISAEPFESMAAEAGMSVEEMFDRFRSYHDLGVMRRFAAILRHQKAGFVANGMVCWKADETVSQKVAEAAVEYSEVSHCYMRPTYGDWPYSTYTMIHGREKKECERIAAEISAKTGITDYVVLYSTREYKKKRVEYFV, encoded by the coding sequence ATGAAAGCTGAGGAGGACGTGGTGAACTCGGAACATGACGTGCTCATTGACGGAACAGACAGGAGGCTTCTGAACGAGATACAGTGGGAGTTCCCTCTTGTGCGGAGACCGTATCTCGCACTTGGCAGGAAGCTCGGGCTGAGCGAGGAGGTTTTGATGCAGCGCATAGAACATCTTCGTGAGATCGGAGTAATAAGACAGATTAATGCGATTTACGACACAAGGAGGCTCGGATATTCAAGCACGCTTGTCTCTTTCTCGGTGGAAGAGGACAGGATCGACGATGTAGCCGAAAAGATAAACGGGCATCCCGGTGTGAGTCACAATTACAGACGTGAAGGAGAATTCAACCTCTGGTTCACACTTGCGACACCTCCCGGAACCGATGTAGGAAGCGAGGCCGCAAGACTTGCAGCGGAAAATGGGGTTGTGAGGTGGCATCTCCTCCCAGCACTGAAACTTTACAAAATAGGTGTTAGACTCAATATGACGGGGGAGCACGTCGAAGTGCCAAAAGAGAAGAGAAAATGGGACACCCCGTTCACTGTCACCGAGGAGGACAGGAAATTCATCCGGGCGACGCAGAAAGATCTTTCCATCTCTGCAGAACCGTTCGAATCGATGGCGGCAGAAGCCGGGATGAGCGTGGAGGAGATGTTCGATCGTTTCCGCAGCTACCATGACCTGGGAGTGATGAGGAGATTCGCGGCCATACTCAGGCACCAGAAGGCCGGCTTTGTGGCGAACGGCATGGTATGCTGGAAGGCAGACGAAACTGTATCGCAAAAGGTGGCTGAGGCGGCGGTGGAATATAGCGAGGTGAGTCACTGCTATATGCGACCGACATACGGAGACTGGCCATACAGCACATATACAATGATACACGGCAGGGAGAAGAAAGAGTGCGAAAGAATAGCTGCGGAAATTTCCGCTAAGACAGGCATTACGGATTATGTTGTGCTTTACAGCACCAGAGAGTACAAGAAAAAGAGAGTCGAATACTTCGTCTGA
- a CDS encoding AbrB/MazE/SpoVT family DNA-binding domain-containing protein, producing MAVNMETRKVQFTGNSTFTISLPKDWAKSMGIKAGDLLVLTRADNGTLTVSPSLPSGRIARTKEFLITKESPVHLERMLIGAYVMGFDTITVRAKERIDNAMKEKIRHFTRSVTGVEIVEESMNAVVIKDLSDPLELSQEKGVRRLHLIVKSMQEDSIESLARGDSSFAIDVINRDYDADRIYWIIMKEHNMMVKDMSLAEKLKITIDESNAYFQVARYLERIGDHAVQIARSVTSIGSYAIDEKLLAQFRNVHALAMKMLDGAMSAFFRRNVEEANNVIDQREKLKTALGELSRKIQNLKGEAAIQLALIEESVRRTAYYATDICEVSINYCMLP from the coding sequence GTGGCTGTCAACATGGAAACAAGAAAAGTGCAGTTTACAGGCAACTCCACATTCACAATCTCGCTGCCCAAGGACTGGGCAAAGAGCATGGGCATAAAGGCGGGTGACCTTCTGGTCCTGACGAGAGCGGATAACGGCACGCTGACAGTGAGTCCATCCCTGCCATCCGGGAGAATCGCCAGAACAAAGGAATTCCTGATTACCAAGGAAAGTCCGGTACATCTGGAAAGGATGCTGATCGGCGCATACGTGATGGGTTTTGATACTATTACGGTGAGAGCAAAGGAAAGAATAGACAATGCTATGAAGGAAAAGATCAGGCATTTTACAAGATCCGTCACGGGTGTTGAAATTGTGGAGGAGAGTATGAACGCCGTAGTCATAAAGGATCTCAGTGACCCCCTCGAGCTATCCCAGGAAAAAGGAGTGAGGAGACTGCACCTTATCGTGAAATCAATGCAGGAGGATTCTATAGAGTCTCTGGCAAGAGGCGATTCCTCCTTCGCTATCGACGTGATAAACAGGGATTACGATGCAGACAGAATCTACTGGATAATCATGAAAGAGCATAACATGATGGTGAAGGACATGAGCCTCGCCGAAAAGCTCAAAATAACCATAGATGAGAGCAATGCATACTTCCAGGTAGCGAGATATCTGGAGCGCATAGGCGATCATGCGGTTCAGATAGCAAGATCCGTGACATCCATCGGCAGCTATGCGATTGATGAAAAACTGCTGGCCCAGTTCCGGAATGTGCATGCGCTGGCAATGAAGATGCTCGACGGTGCAATGAGCGCGTTCTTCAGAAGGAATGTGGAAGAGGCCAATAACGTCATAGATCAGAGGGAAAAACTCAAGACTGCGCTCGGCGAACTTTCCAGGAAAATCCAGAATCTGAAGGGCGAGGCGGCCATACAGCTTGCACTCATAGAGGAATCGGTGAGGAGGACGGCTTACTACGCCACTGACATCTGCGAAGTCTCCATAAACTACTGCATGCTCCCCTGA
- a CDS encoding bifunctional precorrin-2 dehydrogenase/sirohydrochlorin ferrochelatase yields the protein MEKTVNTEQAETASGEAHDGAAGHFPLMISLRDKDIVIVGGGEVAYHKASLLRPYARSITVLSEEFSEKFNNLDVKKIVASGRDIKTLMGKPFLLICATDDHELNNDLMMHCRRNGILCNNVDVLESDVYFGSMIKSGPLTISISTNGMSPTMARFTRETLTEALDRSFWEMLGIQTELRSKLRHSIPEMRRRKEVLDSIVYDPDIWALLEGGKRKEAMELAVRKVNGGNES from the coding sequence ATGGAAAAAACAGTCAACACGGAGCAGGCAGAAACAGCTTCAGGAGAGGCACATGATGGTGCTGCCGGTCACTTTCCACTGATGATATCGCTGAGAGATAAAGACATAGTGATTGTAGGCGGCGGGGAGGTTGCTTACCACAAGGCGTCATTGCTGCGCCCCTATGCCCGATCAATAACGGTGCTGAGCGAGGAGTTCTCAGAAAAATTCAACAATCTGGATGTGAAGAAGATTGTTGCGTCAGGCCGGGACATAAAAACGCTGATGGGAAAACCGTTCCTGCTGATTTGTGCTACAGACGACCATGAGCTGAACAACGACCTGATGATGCACTGCCGCAGGAACGGCATACTGTGCAACAATGTTGACGTGCTTGAATCCGACGTATATTTCGGTTCTATGATAAAGAGCGGCCCCCTGACCATTTCGATATCAACCAACGGCATGTCTCCTACAATGGCGAGGTTCACAAGGGAAACACTGACCGAGGCGCTAGACAGGAGTTTCTGGGAGATGCTCGGCATCCAGACTGAACTGCGGTCGAAGCTGAGGCATTCCATACCTGAAATGAGGAGGAGAAAGGAAGTGCTTGATTCGATTGTCTACGATCCTGATATATGGGCGTTGCTTGAAGGGGGAAAAAGGAAGGAGGCCATGGAACTCGCTGTCAGGAAGGTGAATGGCGGCAATGAAAGCTGA